The Pyrenophora tritici-repentis strain M4 chromosome 2, whole genome shotgun sequence genome window below encodes:
- a CDS encoding ArgD, Ornithine-acetylornithine aminotransferase, translated as MAPGTIENDTNAGNGTALKPTARSFHPTGTPDPAKYHASSSQEAIQTEAAFAAHNYHPLPIVFARASGCSVWDPEGKHYLDFLSAYSAVNQGHCHPELVKALTEQASRLTLSSRAFYNDVFPRFAEYATKLFGFDMMLPMNTGAEAVETAVKIARKWGYKVKGIPQNEALVFSVQENFHGRTFAAITMSTDPESRENYGPYLPGIGSACPATGKPIRYNNVDDVREAFEMHGKKTAAFLVEPIQGEAGIVVPDDSYLREVRALCDEHNVLLICDEIQTGIARTGKMLCHEWSGIKPDLVLLGKAISGGMYPVSCVLGSKEVMLTIEPGTHGSTYGGNPLGSAVAIRALELIQEENMVERAETLGNKFRDGLKSMNSPMIKTIRGKGLLNAIVIDESKTNGHSAWDLCMLCKEKGLLVGRALKIMHVRDITGADSDGQAKPTHQNIIRLAPPLVITEQEIDSALSIIKAAMEELPNLKGKREEEVLTSAVGLEKNVHIGVDN; from the exons ATGGCTCCAGGCACAATCGAGAACGACACAAACGCTGGCAACGGCACTGCTCTGAAGCCAACGGCCCGCTCCTTCCACCCCACAGGCACCCCAGATCCCGCCAAATACCACGCCTCGTCGTCGCAAGAAGCCATCCAGACCGAGGCAGCCTTTGCAGCCCACAACTATCACCCCCTTCCCATTG TATTTGCAAGAGCGAGTGGATGCAGCGTGTGGGATCCAGAGGGCAAGCACTATCTCGACTTCCTCTCCGCCTACAGTGCCGTCAACCAGGGCCACTGCCACCCCGAGCTCGTCAAGGCCCTGACCGAGCAGGCATCGCGGTTGACACTCAGCAGTCGCGCCTTCTACAACGATGTCTTCCCCCGCTTCGCCGAATATGCCACCAAGCTCTTCGGCTTCGACATGATGCTCCCCATGAACACAGGCGCTGAAGCGGTAGAGACGGCCGTTAAGATTGCGCGCAAGTGGGGTTACAAAGTCAAGGGCATTCCGCAGAATGAGGCCCTCGTCTTTTCTGTGCAGGAGAATTTCCATGGACGCACT ttcgccgccatcaccatgTCGACAGACCCCGAGTCCCGCGAGAACTATGGCCCATATCTTCCCGGCATTGGAAGTGCCTGCCCTGCCACAGGCAAGCCAATCCGCTACAACAACGTCGATGATGTACGCGAGGCCTTTGAGATGCACGGAAAGAAGACTGCTGCCTTTCTGGTTGAGCCGATCCAGGGCGAGGCCGGAATCGTGGTACCGGATGACAGCTACCTGAGGGAGGTACGGGCGCTTTGTGATGAACACAATGTCCTTCTCATCTGCGACGAGATCCAAACAGGCATCGCGCGCACAGGCAAGATGCTTTGCCATGAGTGGAGTGGCATCAAGCCTGATTTGGTTCTATTGGGCAAGGCCATCTCCGGTGGCATGTATCCCGTCTCGTGTGTTCTCGGCTCCAAAGAGGTCATGCTCACCATTGAGCCTGGTACCCACGGCTCAACCTATGGTGGTAACCCGCTCGGCTCCGCTGTCGCCATCCGTGCTCTTGAGCTGATCCAGGAAGAAAACATGGTGGAGCGTGCAGAGACACTGGGCAACAAGTTCCGGGACGGTCTCAAGAGCATGAACAGCCCCATGATCAAGACAATTCGCGGCAAAGGCTTGCTGAACGCCATCGTCATCGACGAGAGTAAGACCAATGGACACAGCGCGTGGGATCTATGTATGCTCTGCAAAGAGAAGGGATTATTGGTAGGAAGAGCCCTCAAGATTATGCATGTGAGAGACATTACCGGTGCTGACTCTGACGGACAGGCGAAACCCACACACCAGAACATCATCCGCCTGGCACCGCCACTTGTCATCACTGAACAGGAGATTGATTCGGCTCTGTCCATCATCAAGGCTGCTATGGAAGAGCTACCCAATCTCAAGGGCAAAAGGGAAGAAGAGGTGCTTACCTCGGCGGTCGGTCTGGAGAAGAACGTCCACATTGGCGTGGACAACTAG
- a CDS encoding Atrophin-1 domain containing protein, with product MAANEKHEPVTFGATVQRSPSPITPSDLQPLRSPPSNDSTMSSATADAETAKKEWAADPSNPYSAFYKHPEALRETRQSLVDGMHNGKHLAVAVHEHDLEGGVPLSVASTQQQSKQSVDGRVKECTMWPTRQAVLDKRKSYKRKRGCAFFRNMTSKQRLWAKIVIALLVVAAAVGLGVGISRAVGGGVWAGDGRSREIPHN from the coding sequence ATGGCTGCCAACGAGAAGCACGAGCCAGTCACGTTTGGTGCCACGGTCCAGCGGTCCCCCAGCCCTATAACCCCCAGTGACCTGCAGCCACTGCGCTCACCACCCTCCAACGACTCCACCATGTCATCTGCAACCGCCGATGCTGAAACGGCCAAGAAGGAGTGGGCCGCCGACCCCTCCAATCCCTACTCGGCCTTTTACAAACACCCCGAGGCCCTCCGCGAGACGCGTCAGTCGCTCGTAGACGGCATGCACAACGGCAAACACCTCGCCGTCGCCGTCCACGAGCACGACCTCGAGGGCGGTGTGCCACTGTCAGTGGCCTCGACGCAGCAGCAGTCAAAGCAGTCGGTCGATGGCCGCGTCAAGGAGTGCACAATGTGGCCGACACGCCAAGCTGTCCTAGACAAGCGGAAGTCGTACAAGCGCAAGCGCGGCTGTGCCTTCTTCCGGAACATGACCAGCAAGCAGAGACTGTGGGCCAAGATTGTCATCGCTCTCCTCGTTGTCGCTGCCGCTGTCGGCCTGGGCGTAGGCATCTCGAGAGCCGTCGGTGGCGGCGTATGGGCAGGCGACGGCCGATCTCGCGAGATTCCGCACAATTGA
- a CDS encoding putative haloacid dehalogenase hydrolase protein, which produces MSSAPVAQPACTRKAVSEETLSLPQERAMSTTHVFDKAHPVHWIVDWDGTITQKDTLDTLVGIAASTKPAVPTLHHWQRLSKAYMRDYTATLKQLVPDGALPNTVQEEKQLLKQLKDVEARSLSRVSSSGIFAGLTSHVIETGAHQAITSRQVQLREGFSSFYQSIQSQAHRSFIILSVNWSRHFIQSCLGASGSTVPSHAILANELDSLCSDEPSTGQIVPIDNADGDLIISSGDKFERMQAIKGQKIYIGDSWTDIECLLAADFGICMRDDSMGTSQKQLADALNRLGIPCPRLRDCHGLSNSRVAWATEFAEIQDWIESKST; this is translated from the coding sequence ATGTCGTCGGCTCCAGTAGCCCAACCTGCCTGCACTAGAAAAGCTGTGAGTGAGGAGACTCTGTCGCTACCACAGGAAAGAGCAATGTCCACGACGCATGTCTTCGACAAGGCCCACCCAGTCCATTGGATCGTCGACTGGGACGGTACCATCACTCAAAAGGACACCCTGGACACTCTCGTCGGCATTGCCGCATCCACGAAACCCGCGGTTCCCACTCTGCATCACTGGCAGCGCCTCTCGAAAGCCTACATGCGTGATTACACAGCCACCCTAAAGCAGCTTGTCCCAGATGGCGCCTTGCCCAATACAGTCCAAGAAGAGAAACAGCTCTTGAAACAACTAAAGGACGTAGAAGCCCGTAGTCTCAGTCGCGTATCCTCGTCTGGTATATTCGCAGGCCTGACCAGCCACGTCATAGAAACAGGCGCACACCAGGCCATTACCTCCCGCCAGGTACAGCTACGCGAAGgtttctcttctttctatCAGAGCATTCAATCTCAGGCGCATCGCAGCTTCATCATCTTAAGTGTCAACTGGTCCCGCCACTTCATCCAATCCTGCCTTGGAGCTTCAGGATCTACAGTACCCTCGCATGCCATCCTTGCCAACGAACTCGATAGCCTGTGCTCTGATGAGCCTTCCACAGGCCAGATCGTACCAATTGATAATGCTGATGGAGACCTCATCATATCAAGTGGCGATAAATTTGAACGCATGCAGGCTATAAAGGGGCAAAAGATCTATATAGGTGATAGTTGGACAGATATCGAATGTCTACTTGCGGCAGACTTTGGTATTTGCATGCGTGACGATTCTATGGGGACATCACAGAAGCAACTCGCCGATGCATTGAACAGGTTGGGAATACCATGCCCGAGACTGAGAGACTGCCATGGGCTCAGCAACAGTCGTGTTGCATGGGCAACTGAATTTGCTGAGATTCAAGACTGGATAGAGAGCAAGTCAACTTAA
- a CDS encoding MdlB, ABC-type multidrug transport system, ATPase and permease component, with protein sequence MAKSPSTSSLDENEKEKEFGLVDPQAAAENPTEYEPIRSEPQEKIVETGDSHGSKGRLARLQSSTSAYSETSDAETDTTRSIRKKKPFYKRLNFLKRNPPPVPKQRVVCPEYTAGLFSRLSWQWMQPLMAVGYKRPLENNDLWMVNPDRSADVLAERLEAAFKRRREQGADRPLLGAMFDTFKWEFIIGGLCQLTASVIQAVAPFVLRYLITFAARAYVAENVGGPAPHIGEGIGLVIGITAMQFFQSLATNHFMYRGMMIGGEARGVLIALIFNKAMKLSGRAKAGGAAILDAPPADIKPGSEAEVKWYKKMLKKKDPKKAPKSAAGVAGDGEGWGNGRIVNLMSTDTYRVDQASGFFHMIWTAPIGILITTALLLVNLKYSALPGLGLILIAMPLLGRAVKTLFRRRVVINKVTDQRVSLTQEILQGVRFVKYFGWETSFLERIQAIRKREIHGIQILLTIRNAVLSVGMSMPIFASMISFITYSQVNADLNPAPIFSSLALFNSMRIPLNFLPLVIGQVIDANASIDRIQEFLLAEEAEESGKWDYDSKDAVVLKGADFTWERHPTQDPEDGPPGKKADAKKDKKEKRASVKPPQSSGDTTPSDTTVVEEEKPFEIKGLNLTFGRNELVAIIGGVGSGKSSLLAALAGDMRKTSGEVIFGASRAFCPQYAWIQNATVRENIIFGKEFNKRWYDQVVDACALRPDLDMLPHNDATEIGERGITVSGGQKQRMNIARAIYFNADIVLMDDPLSAVDAHVGRHIMDNAICGLLKDKCRILATHQLHVLSRCDRIIWVDQGQVKAVDTFDNLMAHNADFVQEERATKSVSWEVWIEYIKAGGGIWVGPLIFILLVLSQGANIVTSLWLSYWTSDKFGYSKGAYIGAYAAFGLSQAIFMFLFSFSVSIFGTRAGKVMLHRAITRVLRAPMSFFDTTPLGRITNRFSKDIDVMDNTITDSIRMYFLTLAMIISVFILIISYYYFYAIALGPLFLLFMFSAAFYRSSAREVKRHEAVLRSTVFSRFGEAVMGTATIRAYGLQDQFSKTVRAAVDDMNSAYYLTFANQRWLSVRLDLVGILLVFTTGILVVTSRFSVNPSIAGLVLSYILTIVQMIQFTVRQLAEVENNMNSTERIHHYGTQLEEEAPLHMGEVRPTWPEHGEIVFDKVEMRYRAGLPLVLKGLSMHVRAGERIGVVGRTGAGKSSIMSALFRLQELSGGSIVIDGVDIGKIGLHDLRSKLAIIPQDPTLFKGTIRSNLDPFHEHSDLELWSALRQADLVSNEQEMEDHTSRIHLDSIVEEEGLNFSLGQRQLMALARALVRGSQIIVCDEATSSVDFETDAKIQKTIVQGFKGKTLLCIAHRLKTIINYDRICVMDAGLIAELDSPLKLYDQGGIFKGMCDRSGIKREEIAGAN encoded by the exons ATGGCGAAGTCGCCGTCGACGTCATCCCTAGACGAAAAtgagaaggagaaggagttTGGCCTAGTGGATCCACAGGCTGCAGCAGAAAATCCCACAGAATACGAGCCAATACGCTCAGAACCCCAAGAGAAGATTGTCGAAACTGGTGATAGCCATGGCTCAAAAGGTCGTCTGGCGAGATTACAATCATCCACAAGCGCATACTCGGAAACGAGCGACGCTGAGACGGACACCACAAGGTCAATAAGGAAGAAGAAACCATTTTACAAACGACTGAATTTTCTGAAGAGGAACCCTCCACCCGTCCCCAAGCAACGCGTTGTATGTCCTGAATACACGGCAGGGCTTTTCAGTCGACTTTCGTGGCAATGGATGCAGCCGTTGATGGCCGTGGGCTATAAACGGCCGCTGGAGAATAATGATCTTTGGATGGTCAACCCCGATAGAAGCGCTGATGTTTTGGCCGAGAGGCTGGAGGCTGCCTTCAAAAGACGGAGAGAGCAAGGCGCAGATAGGCCTTTATTAGGCGCCATGTTCGACACGTTCAAATGGGAGTTCATCATTGGAGGTCTGTGCCAACTGACAGCATCCGTCATACAGGCCGTCGCGCCTTTTGTCCTGCGCTACCTCATTACTTTTGCTGCAAGAGCGTACGTTGCTGAGAACGTCGGTGGCCCTGCGCCGCATATCGGAGAGGGTATCGGCCTGGTAATTGGAATCACAGCAATGCAGTTCTTCCAAAGTTTGGCGACCAACCACTTCATGTACCGCGGTATGATGATTGGTGGCGAGGCTAGAGGCGTTCTGATtgctctcatcttcaacaaAGCAATGAAACTATCTGGGAGAGCCAAGGCAGGCGGAGCAGCGATACTCGACGCTCCGCCCGCTGATATCAAGCCAGGAAGCGAAGCAGAGGTGAAATGGTACAAGAAAATGTTGAAGAAGAAGGATCCGAAAAAGGCACCGAAATCCGCTGCGGGTGTAGCGGGCGACGGCGAAGGATGGGGCAACGGTCGAATTGTCAATTTGATGTCCACCGATACATATCGTGTCGACCAAGCCAGTGGCTTCTTCCATATGATTTGGACAGCTCCTATCGGCATTCTGATCACCACTGCATTGCTTCTTGTCAACTTGAAATATAGCGCTTTGCCTGGTCTCGGTCTCATCCTCATTGCTATGCCCCTTCTTGGCCGCGCTGTCAAGACGCTGTTCCGCCGAAGAGTAGTCATCAACAAGGTTACCGATCAACGTGTCAGCCTCACACAGGAAATTCTACAGGGCGTCCGCTTCGTCAAGTACTTCGGATGGGAGACGAGCTTTTTGGAACGCATCCAGGCCATTAGGAAAAGGGAGATTCACGGCATTCAGATTCTGCTTACAATCCGAAACGCTGTGCTGTCGGTTGGAATGTCAATGCCCATCTTCGCCTCGATGATCTCATTCATAACCTATTCCCAGGTCAACGCTGATCTCAACCCCGCGCCTATCTTCTCATCGCTGGCCTTGTTCAACTCGATGCGTATCCCGCTTAACTTCCTCCCGCTAGTCATCGGCCAAGTCATCGACGCAAACGCCTCCATCGATCGTATTCAGGAGTTTCTCCTCGCAGAAGAAGCCGAAGAGAGCGGGAAATGGGATTATGATTCCAAGGATGCTGTGGTGTTGAAGGGCGCTGACTTTACTTGGGAGCGTCACCCAACACAAGACCCGGAAGATGGCCCCCCTGGAAAGAAAGCGGATGCGAAGAAAgacaagaaggaaaagagAGCAAGTGTGAAGCCACCACAATCAAGTGGAGATACGACACCTTCAGATACGACCGTTGTGGAAGAAGAGAAGCCTTTTGAGATCAAGGGGCTCAACCTCACGTTTGGCCGGAACGAACTTGTAGCCATCATTGGTGGCGTCGGTTCTGGAAAGAGTTCGCTACTTGCGGCTTTGGCTGGTGACATGCGCAAGACCAGTGGTGAGGTTATTTTCGGTGCCTCACGTGCATTCTGTCCGCAGTATGCTTGGATCCAGAACGCAACTGTACGGGAGAATATCATTTTCGGCAAGGAATTCAACAAGAGATGGTATGACCAAGTTGTGGATGCTTGTGCTCTTCGCCCGGATCTGGATATGCTGCCCCACAACGATGCGACGGAGATTGGTGAACGTGGTATCACGGTATCAGGCGGACAGAAACAGCGCATGAACATCGCTCGGGCTATCTACTTCAATGCAGATATTGTACTCATGGACGATCCTCTGAGTGCTGTTGACGCGCATGTAGGTCGTCACATCATGGACAACGCCATCTGCGGTCTGCTCAAGGACAAGTGCCGTATCCTGGCCACTCATCAACTGCATGTCCTCAGTCGCTGCGATAGAATCATCTGGGTCGATCAAGGTCAGGTCAAGGCTGTGGATACATTCGACAACCTCATGGCACACAACGCGGACTTTGTGCAG GAAGAACGGGCAACGAAGAGTGTCAGCTGGGAAGTCTGGATCGAATACATCAAAGCAGGAGGCGGTATCTGGGTCGGACCACTCATTTTCATCCTCCTTGTCCTCTCCCAAGGAGCTAACATTGTCACATCTCTGTGGCTCTCGTACTGGACTTCGGACAAATTTGGCTACTCAAAGGGAGCCTACATTGGCGCTTACGCTGCGTTCGGTCTCAGCCAAGCGATCTTCATGTTCCTGTTTTCCTTCTCAGTGTCCATTTTTGGAACCCGAGCTGGAAAGGTCATGCTGCACCGAGCCATCACCCGGGTCTTGCGCGCGCCCATGTCCTTTTTCGATACGACACCGCTAGGTCGCATTACGAACCGCTTCAGCAAAGATATCGATGTGATGGATAACACCATTACGGACTCGATTCGCATGTACTTCTTGACGTTGGCCATGATCATCTC AGTCTTTATCCTCATCATTTCGTACTACTACTTTTATGCGATCGCTCTTGGTcccctcttcctcctcttcatgTTCTCCGCCGCCTTCTACCGATCATCGGCTCGCGAAGTCAAGCGCCACGAAGCAGTCCTTCGCAGTACAGTGTTTTCACGCTTCGGCGAAGCAGTCATGGGTACGGCCACTATCCGCGCATATGGCCTACAAGACCAATTCTCCAAGACGGTCCGCGCGGCTGTGGACGACATGAACAGTGCCTATTACCTTACGTTTGCCAATCAACGCTGGCTAAGTGTTCGCCTCGATCTTGTTGGTATTCTGCTCGTCTTTACAACTGGTATCCTGGTTGTCACGAGTCGTTTCTCCGTTAATCCCAGCATTGCCGGTTTGGTCCTCTCATACATCCTCACCATTGTACAAATGATCCAGTTTACGGTTCGTCAGCTTGCAGAGGTGGAGAACAACATGAACTCGACTGAACGCATTCACCATTACGGAACCCAGCTGGAAGAAGAAGCGCCGCTGCATATGGGTGAGGTGCGCCCAACCTGGCCCGAGCATGGCGAAATTGTCTTCGATAAAGTGGAAATGCGATATCGTGCCGGGTTACCTCTGGTTCTCAAGGGTTTGAGCATGCATGTCCGTGCTGGCGAGCGCATCGGTGTTGTTGGTCGTACTGGAGCAGGCAAGTCGTCAATCATGTCGGCGCTATTCCGGCTGCAAGAACTTTCCGGTGGTTCGATTGTTATTGACGGCGTCGACATTGGCAAGATTGGTCTACACGATTTGCGCTCTAAGCTGGCCATTATTCCCCAGGATCCGACGCTCTTCAAGGGCACAATTCGCTCAAACCTGGACCCGTTTCATGAGCACTCGGATCTGGAGCTTTGGTCTGCTCTACGGCAAGCCGATCTCGTCTCCAATGAACAGGAAATGGAGGATCACACGAGCAGGATACATCTTGACAGCATAGTGGAGGAAGAGGGACTGAACTTTTCGCTGGGTCAAAGACAGCTGATGGCCTTGGCACGCGCCCTCGTTCGTGGTTCCCAGATTATTGTCTGCGACGAAGCCACTAGCTCGGTGGACTTTGAGACGGATGCGAAGATTCAGAAGACT ATTGTACAAGGTTTCAAGGGCAAGACACTGCTTTGCATTGCTCATAGGTTGAAGACGA TTATAAACTACGATCGAATTTGCGTCATGGACGCGGGACTGATTGCGGAGCTCGACTCGCCACTCAAGCTGTACGATCAGGGTGGCATATTCAAGGGCATGTGTGACCGGTCTGGTATCAAGAGGGAAGAAATAGCTGGGGCAAACTAG
- a CDS encoding Ca2+-dependent lipid-binding protein, contains C2 domain protein — protein MLVNALFWPTRHSTGWMRQLLKLAELGTMAAVSAGVILFIRQWSENKIKNVWDAEVWRAERDQGQKLAKTQTAESTQWLNSLLASVWPLINPDLFTSISDTLEDVMQASLPSMVRMVAVEDLGQGSEALRILGVRWLPTGAAARSVASDGNLKSSGEEKGDRTVQDNGEGQAQHQQDTMEAEDGDFVNVEVAFAYRPSTGKGIKSRAKHAHLLLAFYLPGNVKLPVWVDLAGVVGVMRFRLQLCPDPPFFSVCTMAFMGQPKVTLSCVPLIKKGPNLMDVPLISKFVQSSMDAALAQYVAPKSLTLDLKDMLMGDDFKKDTVTQGVIMVHIKHAFDFKEGDTKIGPFGSGSADPYISVGWAKFGKPVWSTRVLKSNMEPSWDEFCFVCVTFDELNVDEKLRLQLWDSDRVSADDDLGRVELDLKGLMKGDETNGKMQDREDGFRALKAGEGMPGKLSWSVGYFTKTRITDDQLAMQDEDPDVKSIDQLKKKMYAEAENKLREASQDHQDEVEQQKREDFKNRQDQLIIASPPSEDYPSGILSIQIHQITGLELETLNKKQASANAEATDEEEEGEDLPSSYCTIILNHKKVFKTRTKPKNSKPFFNAGCERFIRDVRNTEIHIAVRDARIHEDDALLGIVYLPLEKVFQKRTQINSVFPLAGGIGYGRIRVSMVFRSIQIQLPKNMLGWDYGTVDIKPSVKAIDLPEDLQPLRLKVRTSLDHAKLHSRGRNGKVHSEDGSTVWTSRRNRPIRLPVRARYCAPLVFEFRQDATLKDHTPAFGVFWLKDIPDNEEQTVRVPIWSGDLKRAEENVLDTYGEKVGEIEVTLTMWSGLSGYHEKLAKGDKHLAQVMEVLDTCNDQEWDDWDDSQSSDRPDINSNKETDNDSSSSSSSDSEEDGDSGPSKFLPDFLQKDKKSNSKLSEHGGRGPISQTKEYNASAKQLHRRNRGMMQWKGPRTLAWMKHVGDRGKKKVGHLFNHHERSGDGIETEA, from the exons ATGTTGGTCAATGCGCTGTTCTGGCCGACGCGACACTCGACGGGCTGGATGAGACAGCTgctcaagcttgctgagcTCGGCACAATGGCAGCAGTATCTGCAGGCGTCATACTCTTCATTCGTCAATGGTCAGAGAATAAGATCAAGAATGTGTGGGACGCCGAGGTGTGGCGGGCAGAGCGAGATCAAGGCCAAAAGCTGGCCAAGACCCAGACGGCCGAGAGTACACAGTGGCTCAACTCGCTTCTGGCTTCAGTATGGCCGTTGATCAATCCAGACTTATTCACAAGCATATCCGACACACTCGAG GATGTCATGCAAGCCTCTCTCCCGAGCATGGTTCGTATGGTGGCTGTCGAGGACCTTGGTCAAGGTAGTGAGGCTCTTCGAATTCTCGGTGTCCGCTGGCTCCCTACCGGCGCAGCTGCTAGGTCGGTCGCCTCTGACGGAAATCTCAAATCCTCTGGTGAGGAGAAGGGTGACCGGACTGTCCAAGACAATGGCGAGGgtcaagctcaacaccaacaagACACAATGGAAGCCGAAGATGGCGATTTTGTTAACGTGGAAGTTGCATTCGCATATAGGCCATCAACGGGTAAAGGCATTAAGTCACGTGCTAAACATGCGCATCTGCTGTTAGCATTCTACCTCCCAGGCAACGTCAAGCTCC CTGTCTGGGTTGATCTCGCGGGCGTCGTTGGTGTAATGCGTTTCCGTCTGCAGCTGTGCCCCGATCCCCCATTCTTTTCCGTCTGTACCATGGCATTCATGGGCCAGCCGAAAGTCACACTGTCGTGTGTCCCTCTGATTAAGAAAGGACCAAATCTTATGGATGTACCTTTGATCTCCAAATTTGTCCAGTCGTCCATGGATGCCGCCTTGGCCCAATATGTCGCCCCCAAGTCTTTGACGCTGGACCTCAAGGATATGTTGATGGGTGATGATTTCAAGAAGGACACAGTAACCCAAGGTGTGATTATGGTTCACATAAAGCATGCATTCGACTTTAAAGAGGGAGACACCAAGATTGGGCCTTTCGGATCAGGCTCCGCTGACCCTTATATCAGCGTAGGTTGGGCAAAATTTGGAAAGCCGGTTTGGTCTACTCGTGTCTTGAAGAGCAATATGGAGCCTTCCTGGGATGAGTTCTGCTTTGTTTGCGTTACCTTCGACGAATTGAACGTCGATGAAAAGCTGAGACTACAGCTGTGGGACAGCGATAGGGTCTCAGCCGATGACGACCTGGGACGTGTCGAGCTGGATCTCAAAGGTCTGATGAAGGGTGACGAGACGAACGGCAAGATGCAGGACCGTGAAGACGGGTTTAGAGCCCTCAAAGCCGGAGAAGGCATGCCTGGGAAGCTGAGCTGGAGTGTCGGCTACTTTACGAAAACCAGAATCACGGACGATCAGCTAGCCATGCAAGACGAAGACCCCGATGTCAAGTCGATAGACCAACTGAAGAAAAAGATGTACGCGGAAGCAGAAAACAAACTTCGAGAAGCGAGCCAGGATCATCAAGATGAGGTAGAACAACAAAAGAGAGAGGACTTTAAGAATCGCCAAGATCAGCTCATTATCGCTTCACCGCCATCTGAGGATTACCCCTCTGGTATTCTGAGCATTCAGATCCACCAGATCACCGGTTTGGAATTGGAAACGCTGAACAAGAAGCAAGCTTCCGCCAATGCGGAGGCCActgatgaagaagaagaaggtgAAGACCTTCCTTCGTCGTACTGCACGATAATCTTGAACCACAAGAAGGTTTTCAAAACACGCACCAAGCCGAAAAACTCGAAGCCGTTCTTCAATGCTGGTTGCGAACGCTTCATTCGTGACGTCCGCAATACCGAGATACACATCGCAGTACGCGATGCTCGCATTCACGAGGATGACGCACTGCTAGGCATTGTGTATCTTCCCTTGGAAAAGGTTTTTCAGAAGCGCACCCAAATCAATTCCGTTTTCCCACTTGCAGGAGGTATAGGTTATGGACGTATCCGTGTGTCTATGGTGTTCCGAAGCATCCAAATCCAATTGCCGAAGAACATGCTCGGTTGGGACTATGGTACCGTGGATATCAAACCCTCTGTGAAAGCTATCGATCTCCCAGAAGACTTGCAGCCACTGAGGCTTAAGGTGCGGACCTCGCTGGATCATGCGAAGTTGCATTCACGCGGACGCAATGGTAAAGTTCATTCGGAAGATGGTTCAACTGTCTGGACATCGAGGAGGAACAGACCAATTCGCTTGCCTGTTCGTGCGCGGTACTGCGCCCCGCTGGTCTTCGAGTTTAGGCAGGATGCGACATTGAAAGATCACACGCCTGCTTTCGGCGTTTTTTGGCTCAAGGACATACCTGATAACGAGGAGCAAACGGTGCGTGTCCCCATTTGGAGTGGCGACTTGAAGCGTGCTGAGGAAAACGTGCTCGACACCTATGGCGAGAAGGTGGGCGAGATTGAAGTAACGTTAACGATGTGGTCCGGCCTATCTGGTTACCATGAGAAGCTTGCCAAGGGAGATAAGCATCTGGCGCAAGTCATGGAAGTCCTCGACACTTGTAACGACCAAGAGTGGGATGATTGGGACGATTCGCAGAGCTCTGACAGACCCGACATCAATAGCAACAAGGAAACCGACAATGACAGCTCaagctcttcttcttctgacTCGGAGGAAGATGGTGATAGCGGCCCCAGCAAGTTCCTACCAGACTTCCTTCAGAAAGATAAAAAGAGCAATTCAAAACTGAGCGAGCATGGTGGTCGAGGCCCCATTAGCCAGACCAAGGAATACAATGCCTCTGCAAAGCAGCTGCATCGGAGAAATAGGGGCATGATGCAGTGGAAAGGACCTCGAACATTGGCTTGGATGAAGCATGTAGGTGATCGCGGAAAGAAGAAGGTGGGCCACTTATTCAATCATCATGAACGGAGCGGCGATGGGATCGAGACGGAGGCTTAG